A part of Perognathus longimembris pacificus isolate PPM17 chromosome 16, ASM2315922v1, whole genome shotgun sequence genomic DNA contains:
- the LOC125364535 gene encoding mitochondrial import receptor subunit TOM7 homolog, with translation MVKLSKEAKSRLQQLCTPWDFIPLFIYLGFERDADGIPEPDLLSLHWK, from the coding sequence ATGGTGAAGCTGAGTAAAGAGGCAAAGTCAAGGCTACAGCAGCTCTGCACACCCTGGGACTTTATTCCTCTCTTCATTTACCTGGGATTTGAGAGGGATGCAGATGGAATACCGGAACCTGATCTTTTGAGTCTCCACTGGAAATGA